A region of Thermococcus piezophilus DNA encodes the following proteins:
- a CDS encoding cupin domain-containing protein, translating to MKAEIKNLIDRGTYRKLPLFEGELPEGSYAQIVEVKPGQTVKKHYHERQYELFYIISGVAKLGIGEKEYDAKPGDIFLVKPKTLHWVVNEGEEPFRLFVVKLNYFGDDSIWLE from the coding sequence ATGAAGGCCGAGATCAAAAACCTCATCGATCGTGGGACATACAGAAAGCTTCCTCTCTTTGAGGGGGAATTGCCGGAGGGAAGCTACGCCCAGATAGTTGAGGTGAAGCCGGGACAGACGGTTAAAAAGCACTATCACGAAAGGCAGTACGAGCTGTTCTACATAATTAGCGGAGTGGCAAAACTCGGTATCGGGGAAAAGGAATACGATGCAAAGCCGGGAGATATATTCCTGGTCAAGCCCAAAACCCTTCACTGGGTTGTCAATGAAGGGGAAGAGCCGTTTAGGCTCTTTGTCGTTAAGCTGAACTACTTTGGAGACGATAGCATCTGGCTTGAATGA